GTTGGGAGCTAATAAGTCCATTCCTTGGGAAGAAGTATCTCTGGTGAAGAATTTTCATTCTGTGATACAACACAACACTGGGCCGATCCATCCTTGCCAGTTCTATTTTTGATCAAGTTGcagtctccacttcttgagGCATCTGCAGCACAATGAGAAATTTTGTTGGTTAGTTAACAATCAATCCTAGTACCCAACAGAAGGACAGAGGACGTTTATTAAGAGCAACCTTTCCGGCGGGATATTTGCAGGCCTGTCTCGTGAATATTGAGGTTGAGAGCTTGAACAACGCGTGCAGGTAGAAGAACAGGAGAGCAAGCTGCAGAATCATAGCAGATATTAACATCAATACTGAAATTCTTACTGCCTCTTCAGTATATTGATTATGATTAATTCATTCAGTTACATCCTCAGCTACTGTGCGTGAACCATTCTATAGCATACAGTCTTTCGGTTAAAAAAGCAACATAATGGTACCTGGCTTTTTGCTAAATGGTAAGTTGGTGCCTGCCCTTCTTGGAAGAAAAACTCCAGTCCCGCATGTTTGTTTACCAGAATCTAGAAAGATTGCTCGCATTCCTGATCCTCCCGATGCCCCATTAGTTGGGTGTCTTGTTCTAGAATGAGCTCTTGGGTTGGATTTTGAGCGCTGAGACAACATATAGGAAAAAACAACTCGATTACAGCAGACAAAAGAAAACCAGTATTGAAGGATTTCAGAATGTTTGCCTTGTATTATTCAGCAAAACTGATTTCAGAAAGAACGCATataaatgcaaaaagaaaagtactAATATAATAATGTAGATATCTGATGGTAACATTTTAACAAGCAGAAAACCCTTCAGCAACCCCCTCAAATCAGCTACTCCATATCAGCCTAATTAAATCCAACAAAAGTAACTATTTATGATGTGTGTGTCATCAACTCTAAATTTACTCTTACCAAAATTCCAACTATTTTAGGAAATGTCAAAATGGTCATTGCTCTCCCTGCtgtattatcttttattattcaaaCTGATCAATTCAAAAATAGGGGTTGCACATTTTGAGCAAAATCTTCTCAATCTAGCAAATTATTTACTTGCCCCTTCCATACTTTTGTTTCCATGACAAAGAGGGACTCCATCAAAGCTAATAATTCTAGCTAAGTGGAAATCATGATAGGAAAAAGCAAAATGTCAATTTCATTTCAGATAATCCAAGTTAACAAACTTTATCTTTCAGTCTACATCAGATACaagaaatttaattcatatagtTTGTTAGTCAGGTATTAgcaaatatatttaagataaGGAACAAGTGTCATCGCTATCATCTgtggtttttaattttaaacatcTCTATTAGAGAGGAGACCGAATAGAGACTTGTAAAAAGTTGTGAATCTTGGCACATAAGAGTTCCCATCTATATgaggaatatatatatatatacacacacacacgtACATGTTAGTAGCTATCGATAATTTCACACGTTATTTGTAAACAAAGGCCTACAGCCAACTTTTAATAATTGCATGGCCATGGAACAAAACATGCCAATCAGTTCCAACCTTCCAAATCCATAGAGATTACTTACTACTGCTTCGAGTGACACTATATACAATACCCTCACCGACTTATTGTAGCAGTAACAGCCATGCAATTGATATTTCATAACACCAAATCTGGTATacagatacatatatatatagtccTGGCTTCTTGATCAAATATTTGTTAGTGACAATTCATTTCAAGTATATATAGTGTAATCCCCAaaaactcaaacaagaaaaatccaAACTAAAACATTCCTGaaagtaataaaagaaaagaaaaagaaatagagaaaTGTGTACcagttgttgttgttgtggCTGTAGAGGCAGTTGAGGAAGGTGACGATATTGTTGGTGATGGTGCTGTTGGCTCTGGCCATAGTATTCctgaaagaaagaatataaaacttaaactaaatggCAAATACCCATTAATGATTATGCCCTGAAAGAGCActaaaaagaggaaaagaaaaaaagaaaaaaagaagagaagataAACAGATGAATACAGAGGACAtgtatatgtattaattatttttaaagacagatgaaaagaaagaaaccttGGTTTCCCATATTGCTTCATGTAGAACATGTGAAGGTAGGCATGACATTCCTTCTTCAAAACCAACTTCTCCTTCTTCAATACCGGCCATAGAaagtaagagagagagagagagagagagagagatattGTTTCAGGTTTCCTTATTATTTTGAgcagtgagagagagagagagagagagagagagagagatgagGCTTTTAAGCTCCAACTTCTAACCTGCAACTTAACTAAAATAGTTACGTGGAATGttggagagagaaaaatgataGATTGTGGGGCCCCTTTTTTACTTTACTTTCTTCTACAGCGCGTGTTTAACAGTTCATTTTCACTGCTCACAAAACTACGTCGCCTACTGTCGTCCTTTTTTCACGCTATACCCCTCAGGAGTAtgcttttgcttttattaaatttaatccCTGATTAACCTTGATTTTCGACAGGAATTACGcgttaagaaaacaaaccatgTTACGTTTTCTCTGCAATTCTGTATCtatctttgtttattttctttgagttTCTCTATTTAGCGAT
The Ricinus communis isolate WT05 ecotype wild-type chromosome 1, ASM1957865v1, whole genome shotgun sequence DNA segment above includes these coding regions:
- the LOC8272053 gene encoding uncharacterized protein LOC8272053; amino-acid sequence: MAGIEEGEVGFEEGMSCLPSHVLHEAIWETKEYYGQSQQHHHQQYRHLPQLPLQPQQQQLRSKSNPRAHSRTRHPTNGASGGSGMRAIFLDSGKQTCGTGVFLPRRAGTNLPFSKKPACSPVLLPARVVQALNLNIHETGLQISRRKDASRSGDCNLIKNRTGKDGSAQCCVVSQNENSSPEILLPKEWTY